A portion of the Ferrimonas lipolytica genome contains these proteins:
- the trpA gene encoding tryptophan synthase subunit alpha, with product MSRYQSLFARLQARAESAFVPFVTIGDPSAEDSLAIIDALVAGGADALELGIPFSDPAADGPTIQNANLRALEAGVTPTICFELLTEIRARYPDLPIGLLTYANLVFAPGVDNFYQRCAAAGVDSVLIADVPTHESTPFTAAAKAAGIAPIFIAPPNADSKQLQQVAELGEGYTYLLSRAGVTGTETAAGMPVDHLLADLAKYNAPPAILGFGIAEPQQVKDAIAAGAAGAISGSAVVKIIENNLDDSTVRANELTEFVKNMKAATIHAS from the coding sequence GTGAGCCGTTACCAATCCCTGTTCGCTCGCTTACAAGCGCGTGCTGAAAGCGCCTTTGTCCCGTTCGTTACCATTGGCGATCCAAGCGCCGAAGACAGCTTAGCCATCATTGATGCTTTGGTCGCAGGTGGTGCTGATGCGTTGGAGCTGGGTATTCCGTTTTCTGATCCCGCCGCCGACGGCCCAACCATTCAAAACGCTAACTTGCGAGCATTAGAGGCTGGTGTAACCCCAACCATCTGTTTTGAGCTATTAACTGAGATCCGGGCCCGTTACCCAGATCTGCCTATCGGTTTATTAACCTACGCAAATCTGGTGTTTGCGCCAGGGGTGGATAACTTCTACCAACGCTGCGCTGCCGCTGGAGTCGATTCGGTGTTAATTGCCGATGTACCAACCCATGAATCGACACCGTTCACCGCTGCCGCTAAGGCCGCAGGCATAGCACCGATCTTTATTGCTCCGCCGAATGCTGACAGCAAACAGCTGCAACAAGTGGCAGAACTTGGTGAAGGTTACACCTACCTGCTGTCCCGCGCTGGCGTAACCGGCACGGAGACTGCTGCCGGTATGCCAGTCGACCACCTACTAGCCGATTTAGCCAAGTACAATGCTCCACCGGCTATTTTAGGCTTTGGTATTGCTGAGCCGCAGCAGGTTAAGGATGCCATTGCAGCTGGCGCCGCCGGTGCGATTTCTGGCTCTGCTGTGGTAAAAATAATCGAAAATAATCTAGATGATTCAACCGTACGGGCCAACGAACTCACTGAGTTCGTTAAAAACATGAAGGCAGCAACGATTCACGCTAGCTAG
- the yfbV gene encoding terminus macrodomain insulation protein YfbV, which yields MSLLRRIRMGYDYMQKWPLNKMLANRFPEYRVVKSTRFAIAWMPVLAMVAAAVQIKLGGEISPQFAVQYLFILSIPLQGLYWLGWRAVQPLPLPVLNWCKEVRQRLIEAGCEEAPNASLSQYQHMACLLNRAFKRLDNAFWCDN from the coding sequence ATGTCACTGCTTCGTCGGATCCGAATGGGATATGACTACATGCAAAAGTGGCCGCTCAACAAAATGTTGGCGAACCGCTTCCCTGAATACCGTGTAGTGAAAAGCACGCGCTTTGCGATAGCATGGATGCCGGTATTGGCAATGGTTGCCGCTGCAGTGCAAATAAAGTTAGGTGGAGAGATCTCGCCACAGTTCGCTGTGCAATATTTATTTATTCTCAGCATTCCGTTACAGGGTCTATACTGGTTAGGGTGGAGAGCGGTACAACCGTTACCACTTCCGGTATTAAACTGGTGTAAGGAGGTACGGCAACGGCTTATTGAAGCCGGTTGTGAAGAGGCGCCGAACGCGTCTTTGTCTCAGTACCAGCACATGGCATGCCTGTTAAACCGAGCGTTCAAACGCCTCGACAACGCCTTTTGGTGTGATAATTAA
- the pflA gene encoding pyruvate formate lyase 1-activating protein, giving the protein MSVTGRIHSWETCGTVDGPGIRFIVFTQGCKMRCQYCHNRDTWDMRGGKEVTVEEITSQLDSYRHFFEASGGGITASGGEALLQMEFVRDLFRASNQMGIHTCLDTNGYVKQHTELLDQLLDVSDLVMLDLKQIDDDVHQNLVGVSNKRPLEFAKYLAERNQPTWIRYVVVPGFTDDLESAERLAEFIAPMQNIEKVELLPYHELGAHKWETLGLEYPLTGVKPPKTETMEQIKAIFVRHGLNAKF; this is encoded by the coding sequence ATGAGCGTCACTGGACGCATCCACTCTTGGGAAACCTGCGGCACCGTAGATGGCCCAGGGATCCGCTTTATCGTCTTTACCCAAGGCTGCAAAATGCGCTGCCAGTATTGCCATAATCGCGATACATGGGACATGCGCGGTGGCAAAGAGGTAACGGTTGAAGAGATCACCAGCCAGTTAGATAGCTATCGCCATTTCTTTGAAGCCAGTGGTGGTGGTATCACAGCTTCCGGTGGTGAAGCCCTGTTGCAGATGGAGTTTGTTCGAGATCTATTCCGAGCCTCTAATCAGATGGGCATCCACACCTGTCTCGATACCAACGGCTACGTTAAGCAGCACACTGAGCTGCTGGATCAGCTGCTCGACGTAAGTGATCTGGTGATGCTCGATCTAAAGCAGATTGACGACGACGTTCATCAGAACTTGGTTGGCGTATCTAACAAGCGTCCGCTGGAGTTTGCTAAGTACTTAGCCGAGCGTAACCAACCAACTTGGATCCGTTATGTCGTGGTGCCGGGCTTCACCGATGACTTAGAGTCTGCCGAGAGGTTGGCCGAGTTTATCGCGCCGATGCAAAACATCGAAAAGGTCGAGCTACTGCCCTACCACGAGCTGGGTGCACACAAGTGGGAAACCCTTGGGCTCGAATACCCATTAACTGGGGTTAAACCACCGAAAACGGAAACCATGGAGCAGATCAAAGCGATCTTCGTTCGTCACGGTCTCAACGCCAAATTCTGA
- the xthA gene encoding exodeoxyribonuclease III — MKIVSFNINGLRARLHQLEALIDKHQPDVIGLQEIKVDDSQFPLAAVEALGYHVEHHGQKGHYGVAMLTKQKPIAVQKGFPTDKDDAQKRMIMTTVTDAAGTPVQILNGYFPQGENRKHETKFPAKQKFYQDLMNYLNQHRSSDEQVVVMGDINISPAELDIGIGEPNRKRWLRDGKCSFLPEEREWLATLLDWGFTDSFRYLHPDLGEKYSWFDYRSKGFADNRGLRIDVILTTSSLTKKVIEADIDYPLRGIEKPSDHAPIYTVLK, encoded by the coding sequence ATGAAGATCGTCTCCTTTAATATCAATGGATTGAGAGCACGGTTACATCAACTTGAAGCGTTGATTGACAAGCACCAACCTGACGTAATCGGGTTGCAGGAGATAAAGGTAGACGATAGTCAGTTTCCGTTAGCAGCCGTTGAAGCCTTGGGCTATCACGTTGAGCATCATGGTCAGAAAGGCCATTACGGTGTTGCCATGCTCACTAAGCAGAAGCCAATTGCAGTACAAAAAGGCTTCCCAACGGATAAAGATGACGCCCAGAAACGGATGATCATGACCACCGTCACTGATGCAGCGGGCACACCAGTTCAAATACTGAACGGTTATTTCCCGCAAGGGGAAAACCGGAAGCATGAAACCAAATTTCCCGCAAAGCAGAAGTTCTACCAAGATCTGATGAACTACCTCAACCAGCATCGCAGCAGCGACGAACAGGTAGTTGTAATGGGGGACATCAACATCAGTCCTGCTGAACTCGATATCGGTATCGGCGAACCTAACCGCAAGCGTTGGCTGCGTGACGGTAAGTGTTCATTTTTACCAGAGGAGCGTGAGTGGTTGGCCACACTATTAGATTGGGGCTTTACCGATAGTTTCCGTTATCTTCACCCGGACTTAGGTGAAAAATACAGCTGGTTTGATTACCGCTCTAAAGGCTTTGCTGATAACCGTGGTTTGCGTATCGATGTGATCTTAACCACATCAAGTTTGACTAAAAAAGTCATAGAAGCCGACATTGATTATCCACTAAGAGGTATTGAAAAGCCTTCAGACCACGCCCCGATCTATACAGTTTTGAAATAA
- a CDS encoding acetate kinase, translating to MMSKLVLVLNCGSSSLKFAVIDALTGDEKLSGLAECFNLVDARTKWKLNGEKGQADLGAGAAHREALAYIVDKILPAELAEQLVAVGHRVVHGGEKYTKSMLITDEVVAGIEECASLAPLHNPAALIGIRSAQASFGNLPQVAVFDTAFHQSMPKEAYSYAIPQKLYREHGIRRYGMHGTSHLYVSAEAAKVLGKEKEDTNVITCHLGNGGSVTAVRGGKSVDTSMGLTPLEGIVMGTRSGDMDPAIIFHLVDNLGYTLDEVNNMLNKQSGLLGLSELTNDCRGIEEGFADGHAGATLAMEVFCYRLAKYVASYTVPLKRVDAIIFTGGIGENSDLIRKLVLEHLAIFGYDVDDAKNTAARFGNEGIITKEGSPVAMVIPTNEEYVIASDALALI from the coding sequence ATAATGAGCAAACTTGTTCTGGTTCTTAACTGTGGTAGTTCTTCTCTGAAGTTCGCCGTGATCGATGCGTTAACTGGCGACGAGAAGTTGTCTGGTCTGGCTGAGTGTTTCAACTTAGTTGATGCTCGTACCAAGTGGAAACTGAATGGTGAGAAGGGTCAAGCGGATCTGGGTGCTGGCGCAGCACACCGTGAAGCATTGGCTTACATCGTTGACAAAATCTTGCCTGCAGAGCTGGCTGAACAGCTGGTAGCAGTTGGTCACCGTGTTGTACACGGCGGCGAAAAGTACACCAAGTCAATGCTCATCACTGATGAAGTAGTTGCTGGTATCGAAGAGTGTGCTTCTCTAGCACCACTGCACAACCCTGCAGCCCTGATCGGTATTCGTAGCGCTCAAGCTTCTTTTGGCAACCTGCCACAAGTTGCTGTATTCGACACCGCGTTCCACCAGTCTATGCCTAAAGAAGCATACAGCTACGCTATTCCACAGAAGCTGTACCGCGAGCACGGCATCCGTCGCTACGGCATGCACGGTACTTCTCACCTGTACGTTTCTGCAGAAGCAGCAAAAGTACTGGGTAAAGAGAAAGAAGACACTAACGTAATTACTTGTCACCTAGGTAACGGCGGTTCTGTAACTGCTGTACGCGGTGGTAAGTCTGTTGATACTTCTATGGGTCTTACCCCACTGGAAGGCATCGTAATGGGTACCCGCTCTGGCGATATGGACCCTGCGATCATCTTCCACTTGGTAGACAACCTAGGTTACACCCTAGATGAAGTAAACAATATGCTGAACAAGCAATCTGGTCTGTTGGGTCTGTCTGAGCTGACCAACGACTGTCGTGGCATCGAAGAAGGCTTCGCTGACGGTCACGCTGGCGCTACCTTAGCAATGGAAGTGTTCTGCTACCGTCTGGCTAAGTACGTTGCTTCTTACACCGTACCGCTGAAGCGCGTTGATGCAATCATCTTCACCGGTGGCATCGGCGAAAACTCTGACCTGATCCGTAAGCTGGTGCTTGAGCACTTGGCTATCTTCGGTTACGACGTTGATGACGCTAAGAACACTGCTGCTCGTTTCGGTAACGAAGGTATCATCACTAAAGAAGGCTCTCCTGTAGCCATGGTGATCCCAACCAACGAAGAGTATGTTATCGCTTCAGATGCATTAGCGCTTATCTAA
- a CDS encoding OFA family MFS transporter, with amino-acid sequence MNRAVKILIAGIAINLCMGVLYAWSVFSKALQSELGWSSVDAGMPYSVAVMVFASCLLISGILQDRMGPRKMVILGTSMVGLGLIASSFATTPLMLAICFGVLVGAGIGFAYACLSPAAMKWFHSSKKGLVCGLIAGGFGIAPLYLAPLTNFLIDTQGINNTFLYLGAGAVLIAVPLAFTIVNPPAGYVAAAPAGFVAPVGKGAGNDFTWREMLKTKQFYMLWVMFCFAASAGLMLIGNITSIASLQGGLSNAAFLVSALAVFNSGGRVVMGMLSDKIGAIRTLLLVFLLQGVNMVLFPMYQTEMGFMLGAALAGIGYGALLSVFPSLTADYYGLKNYGTNFGVLYTAWGVSGFIGPVVAGYVSSAYGSYAIAYTMSAVMLAIAVVLALTIKPVVKTQANSAVEAEPAKA; translated from the coding sequence ATGAATCGAGCCGTTAAGATCTTGATTGCTGGCATTGCAATCAACCTATGTATGGGCGTGTTATACGCTTGGAGTGTATTTTCTAAGGCGTTGCAGTCTGAACTAGGTTGGTCCAGCGTTGATGCTGGTATGCCATACAGCGTTGCGGTAATGGTATTTGCTTCTTGCTTGTTAATCTCCGGCATCCTTCAAGACCGCATGGGTCCTCGTAAGATGGTTATCCTCGGTACTTCCATGGTTGGCTTGGGCTTAATCGCATCATCTTTCGCTACAACCCCACTGATGCTGGCCATCTGTTTTGGTGTACTTGTTGGCGCCGGTATTGGCTTCGCTTACGCATGTTTATCTCCAGCGGCTATGAAGTGGTTCCACTCCTCTAAAAAAGGTTTAGTTTGTGGCCTAATCGCTGGCGGCTTTGGTATTGCTCCATTGTACTTGGCACCATTGACTAACTTCCTTATCGACACCCAAGGTATCAACAATACCTTCTTATACCTTGGTGCTGGCGCAGTGCTGATTGCCGTACCTCTGGCATTTACCATCGTTAACCCACCAGCAGGCTATGTTGCTGCAGCTCCAGCTGGCTTTGTAGCCCCTGTTGGTAAAGGCGCTGGTAACGATTTCACTTGGCGTGAGATGCTGAAAACCAAGCAGTTCTACATGCTGTGGGTAATGTTCTGTTTTGCTGCTTCTGCTGGCCTGATGTTGATCGGTAACATCACCTCCATCGCTTCTTTGCAGGGCGGTTTAAGCAACGCTGCGTTCTTGGTATCGGCATTGGCAGTATTTAACTCGGGCGGCCGTGTTGTCATGGGCATGCTGTCTGACAAGATCGGCGCAATCCGTACTCTGCTGTTGGTATTCTTACTGCAGGGAGTAAACATGGTGCTGTTCCCTATGTACCAAACGGAAATGGGCTTTATGCTGGGCGCGGCTTTAGCTGGTATCGGTTACGGTGCATTGCTGTCAGTATTCCCATCATTAACTGCTGACTACTACGGCCTGAAAAACTACGGCACCAACTTTGGCGTGCTATACACCGCATGGGGCGTAAGTGGTTTCATCGGCCCAGTCGTAGCTGGTTACGTTTCATCAGCCTATGGTTCTTACGCGATTGCGTACACCATGTCAGCAGTAATGCTTGCTATTGCTGTGGTACTGGCGCTCACCATTAAGCCGGTTGTCAAAACTCAAGCTAACAGTGCTGTTGAAGCGGAACCTGCTAAGGCATAA
- a CDS encoding DUF997 family protein: MLTLGYLALWFIGPALLAEAEAIIGLPLWFWWSCIVAPLLLCVAAAVWLRADD, translated from the coding sequence ATGCTCACCTTAGGCTATCTGGCGCTATGGTTTATCGGCCCAGCACTGCTTGCTGAAGCTGAGGCCATCATTGGTTTACCGCTGTGGTTTTGGTGGTCGTGCATTGTGGCACCACTGCTTCTTTGTGTCGCTGCTGCTGTATGGTTACGTGCTGATGACTGA
- a CDS encoding YciI family protein, with protein sequence MWYMICSEDVDNSLPLRTPVRAAHLARLQELRDQGRLLTAGPLPAIDSNDPGAAGFTGSLVVAEFNSIEDAQAWADADPYIPAGVYKSTVIKPFKQVF encoded by the coding sequence ATGTGGTACATGATCTGCTCTGAAGATGTCGACAATAGCCTGCCGTTGCGTACGCCTGTACGTGCTGCCCACCTAGCCCGCTTGCAGGAACTGCGCGATCAAGGCCGCTTGCTGACCGCCGGTCCATTGCCAGCTATCGACAGCAATGACCCCGGCGCTGCTGGCTTCACTGGCTCGCTCGTCGTTGCAGAGTTCAATAGCATTGAAGATGCTCAAGCTTGGGCTGACGCCGATCCTTACATCCCTGCTGGCGTATACAAAAGTACCGTTATTAAGCCATTCAAGCAGGTGTTCTAA
- the panF gene encoding sodium/pantothenate symporter, with product MTDYSLLIPIMAYLVVTLVLARMVAARGSNSGSFSERYFLGGQFMGGTLLALALVTTYTSASSFMGGPGAAYKFGLGWVLLAIIQVPVAMLTLGVVGPKLWRIAKQYNAVTILDVLQQRYQSRALLWLAGISLIGAFLGMVVVQFTGGARLLSVMTGVDYNVGLAMFVGTVMLYTLWGGFRAVSYTDALQGIVMVLGMLALFIGILYQGGGLTNLTSQLAQIDPALLTPKGPNEFLSWPFLMSFWILVCFGAIGLPHTAIRAMAVKDGRALKQAMVFGTAVSFVVILLPHLSGVLGRVMIPELTSPDEIIPRLMVSLFPPLVGGLLLAAPMAAIMSSVDSMLLQSASTLVRDLVMRNKPLTDKQQQRFSYASVLLLALGCGLLALDPPEMIVWLNLTAFGLLQAVFLWPVILGLFWRGATASGAICSIVCGGGSFLYWTTMKIKPLGVHAIVPALILSGISFVIASLVTKRQSVLSNG from the coding sequence ATGACTGATTATTCACTGTTAATACCAATCATGGCTTACCTGGTTGTTACTCTGGTGCTGGCACGTATGGTCGCTGCTCGGGGCAGCAATAGCGGTTCCTTTAGCGAGCGCTACTTCCTTGGTGGCCAGTTTATGGGGGGGACGCTGCTTGCTCTCGCTTTAGTAACTACCTATACCAGCGCTTCCTCTTTTATGGGGGGACCTGGCGCGGCCTATAAGTTTGGCCTGGGGTGGGTGCTGCTAGCGATCATTCAAGTGCCGGTCGCAATGCTCACTCTTGGGGTGGTTGGCCCCAAGCTGTGGCGCATCGCCAAACAGTATAATGCGGTGACCATTTTGGATGTGTTGCAGCAGCGCTATCAAAGTCGTGCATTATTGTGGCTGGCAGGGATCTCGCTGATCGGTGCATTTCTTGGCATGGTAGTAGTGCAGTTTACCGGTGGTGCCCGGTTATTGTCGGTGATGACTGGAGTCGATTACAACGTTGGCCTAGCGATGTTTGTTGGTACGGTAATGCTGTATACCCTGTGGGGCGGCTTTCGGGCAGTTTCCTATACCGATGCCCTGCAAGGTATTGTGATGGTACTGGGGATGTTAGCGTTGTTCATTGGTATTTTGTACCAAGGTGGCGGCCTTACTAATCTAACCTCACAGTTAGCGCAGATCGATCCGGCGCTGTTAACGCCTAAAGGCCCTAACGAATTCTTATCTTGGCCGTTTCTAATGTCATTTTGGATACTGGTGTGTTTTGGTGCCATTGGTTTGCCGCATACTGCTATCCGTGCGATGGCGGTAAAAGATGGACGAGCGTTAAAGCAAGCAATGGTGTTTGGTACCGCCGTATCGTTCGTCGTCATCCTGTTACCTCACCTCAGTGGCGTGCTAGGCCGAGTCATGATCCCAGAGCTAACTAGCCCCGACGAGATCATTCCGCGGTTGATGGTAAGTCTGTTTCCACCGTTGGTCGGAGGTTTGTTGTTAGCCGCGCCAATGGCGGCAATTATGTCCTCAGTTGATTCGATGCTGTTGCAAAGCGCCAGCACCTTGGTGCGCGACTTAGTGATGCGGAATAAACCACTGACGGACAAACAGCAGCAGCGCTTTAGTTACGCATCAGTGCTGTTATTGGCACTTGGTTGTGGCTTGTTGGCGTTGGATCCACCAGAGATGATTGTTTGGCTCAATCTTACTGCGTTTGGGCTGTTGCAGGCAGTATTCCTATGGCCGGTTATCTTGGGATTATTCTGGCGAGGCGCGACAGCATCTGGCGCCATCTGCAGCATTGTTTGTGGTGGTGGCAGCTTCCTCTATTGGACGACCATGAAGATTAAACCTCTGGGTGTGCACGCCATCGTGCCTGCCTTGATCCTTTCGGGGATTAGCTTTGTGATTGCTAGCTTAGTAACCAAGCGACAGAGTGTCTTGAGCAATGGCTAA
- the pflB gene encoding formate C-acetyltransferase codes for MTDKTELFAKAWQGFNGGEWKTEVNVRDFIQQNFTEYKGDESFLAGSTESTDTLWAKVMEGIRQENSTHAPVDFDTDVISTITAHDAGYINKDLETIVGLQTEAPLKRAIIPNGGIRMVEGSCKVYGRELDPTIKEIYSDYRKTHNAGVFDVYTPDILRCRKSGVLTGLPDAYGRGRIIGDYRRVALYGIDFLMQDKLNQFHSTQEALENGDVEDMLRLREEIAEQHRSLGQMKVMAAKYGFDISVPATNAQEAIQWTYFGYLAAIKSQNGAAMSLGRVSTFLDAYIERDMQAGLITEEQAQEMVDHFVMKLRMVRFLRTPEYDQLFSGDPIWATESMAGMSLDGRSLVSKNCFRFLNTQYTMGASPEPNITVLWSESLPEGFKKYCAKVSIDTSSIQYENDDLMRPDFNSDDYAIACCVSPQVLGKHMQFFGARANLAKTLLLAINGGKDEKDGQQIGPVMEAFNGDYLDYDDVMKKLNVFTDWLAKQYVTALNSIHFMHDKYSYEASLLALMDRDVERTMACGIAGLSITADSLAAIKYAKVKVIRDENGLAVDYDIEGDYPKFGNNDSRVDDIAVEMVESFMNKIRSLKTYRNSTPTQSILTITSNVVYGKKTGNTPDGRRAGQPFAPGANPMHGRDESGAVASLTSVGKLPFAHAKDGISYTFSIVPGALGKDDEGRRANLAALMDGYFKHTPSREGGQHLNVNVMNREMLEDAVKHPEKYPQLTIRVSGYAVRFNALTPEQQQDVITRTFTSSL; via the coding sequence ATGACTGATAAAACCGAACTGTTTGCTAAAGCTTGGCAAGGCTTTAACGGCGGTGAGTGGAAAACTGAAGTTAACGTTCGTGACTTCATCCAGCAAAACTTCACTGAGTACAAAGGCGACGAATCTTTCCTAGCCGGTTCTACTGAATCCACAGACACCCTTTGGGCCAAAGTGATGGAGGGTATCCGTCAGGAGAACTCTACTCACGCTCCAGTGGATTTTGATACTGACGTGATCTCAACCATCACTGCTCACGATGCTGGTTACATCAACAAAGATCTAGAAACCATCGTTGGTTTGCAAACGGAAGCGCCGTTGAAGCGCGCCATCATCCCTAACGGTGGTATCCGTATGGTTGAAGGTTCTTGCAAGGTTTACGGCCGCGAACTGGATCCAACCATCAAAGAGATCTACTCCGACTACCGTAAAACCCACAACGCTGGTGTTTTCGACGTATACACTCCTGATATCCTACGCTGCCGTAAGTCTGGCGTACTGACTGGTTTGCCAGATGCATACGGCCGTGGCCGTATCATCGGCGATTACCGTCGTGTTGCTCTGTACGGTATCGACTTCCTGATGCAAGACAAACTGAACCAGTTCCACAGCACTCAAGAAGCGCTGGAGAACGGTGACGTTGAAGATATGCTGCGTCTGCGTGAAGAGATCGCTGAACAGCACCGCTCTTTGGGTCAAATGAAAGTGATGGCAGCTAAATACGGCTTTGACATCTCTGTTCCTGCGACCAACGCTCAAGAAGCTATCCAGTGGACCTACTTCGGTTACTTGGCTGCGATTAAGTCTCAAAACGGCGCTGCTATGTCTCTGGGCCGCGTATCTACCTTCTTGGACGCTTACATCGAGCGTGACATGCAAGCTGGTTTGATCACCGAAGAGCAAGCACAGGAAATGGTTGACCACTTCGTAATGAAGCTGCGTATGGTTCGCTTCCTGCGTACTCCTGAATACGATCAGTTGTTCTCTGGCGACCCTATCTGGGCAACCGAGTCTATGGCTGGTATGTCTTTAGACGGCCGCTCTTTGGTTTCTAAGAACTGTTTCCGTTTCTTGAACACCCAGTACACCATGGGTGCATCTCCAGAGCCAAACATCACTGTATTGTGGTCTGAGTCTCTGCCAGAAGGCTTTAAGAAGTACTGTGCCAAAGTATCTATCGATACTTCTTCTATCCAGTACGAAAACGATGATCTGATGCGTCCAGACTTCAACTCTGACGATTACGCCATTGCTTGTTGTGTATCTCCTCAGGTTCTAGGTAAGCACATGCAGTTCTTCGGTGCTCGCGCTAACTTGGCTAAGACTCTACTGCTGGCAATTAACGGCGGTAAAGACGAGAAAGACGGTCAGCAGATCGGTCCAGTAATGGAAGCCTTCAACGGTGACTACCTGGATTACGACGACGTAATGAAGAAGCTTAACGTGTTCACTGATTGGTTGGCTAAGCAGTACGTTACCGCACTGAACTCCATCCACTTCATGCACGATAAGTACTCTTACGAAGCCTCTTTGCTGGCTCTGATGGATCGTGACGTTGAGCGTACCATGGCTTGTGGTATCGCTGGTCTGTCTATCACTGCTGACTCTTTGGCTGCTATTAAGTACGCTAAAGTTAAAGTTATTCGTGACGAAAACGGTTTGGCTGTCGATTACGATATCGAAGGCGATTACCCTAAATTCGGTAACAACGATTCTCGCGTAGATGACATCGCAGTTGAGATGGTTGAGTCGTTCATGAACAAGATCCGTTCTTTGAAGACCTACCGCAACTCAACCCCTACCCAGTCTATCCTGACTATCACCTCTAACGTGGTATACGGTAAGAAAACTGGTAACACCCCTGACGGTCGTCGCGCTGGTCAGCCTTTCGCTCCAGGTGCTAACCCAATGCACGGTCGCGATGAGTCTGGTGCTGTTGCATCACTGACTTCTGTAGGTAAACTGCCGTTTGCTCACGCAAAAGACGGTATCTCCTACACTTTCTCCATCGTACCTGGCGCCCTAGGTAAAGATGATGAAGGTCGTCGTGCTAACTTGGCTGCACTGATGGACGGTTACTTCAAGCACACCCCTTCTCGCGAAGGCGGCCAACACTTGAACGTAAACGTGATGAACCGCGAAATGCTGGAAGATGCAGTTAAGCACCCTGAAAAATACCCACAGCTGACCATTCGTGTGTCAGGCTACGCGGTGCGTTTCAACGCCTTGACTCCTGAACAGCAGCAAGACGTAATCACTCGTACCTTTACCTCTTCTCTGTAA
- a CDS encoding septation protein A, with protein sequence MKQLLDFLPLLVFFGVYKFYGIIAATGAIIVASAIQLTLMYTLYKKVEKMHLFTFAILLVFGGATVFFQNDAFIKWKVTIVYSLFCAILIGGNLMGKPVMKAMLGKEMKLPTPIWMKVGYAWSGFFAACAAANVYVAFSLPQETWVNFKVFGLTGLTLTFTVLTFVYLFKHLPKEQK encoded by the coding sequence ATGAAACAACTGCTCGATTTTCTGCCCCTATTGGTCTTCTTTGGGGTCTATAAGTTTTACGGCATTATTGCTGCTACCGGTGCCATCATCGTCGCCTCTGCTATTCAGCTTACATTGATGTACACCCTGTACAAAAAAGTCGAAAAGATGCACCTATTTACCTTCGCCATTTTATTGGTTTTTGGTGGCGCCACAGTATTCTTTCAAAACGATGCTTTTATTAAGTGGAAGGTCACCATTGTCTACAGTTTATTCTGTGCCATCTTGATTGGCGGTAACCTGATGGGAAAACCGGTAATGAAGGCGATGCTTGGCAAAGAGATGAAACTGCCGACCCCTATCTGGATGAAGGTTGGTTACGCTTGGAGTGGTTTCTTCGCTGCTTGTGCCGCTGCTAACGTGTATGTTGCTTTCAGCTTGCCGCAAGAAACTTGGGTTAACTTCAAGGTATTTGGTTTAACGGGTCTTACCCTAACTTTCACAGTATTGACCTTCGTCTACCTGTTTAAGCACCTACCTAAAGAGCAGAAGTAA
- a CDS encoding MarR family transcriptional regulator, which translates to MSQAQLNKLMDCVEIFREVYSEIPPQTCLMFMQVCQEEGCSIKELQERFEMSQASASRNARLLSERVHSGRNGLGLVELRVDEQDYRIKRAFLTERGKEIRDRLETLMH; encoded by the coding sequence ATGAGTCAAGCTCAATTAAACAAACTGATGGACTGTGTTGAAATCTTTCGTGAAGTGTACAGCGAGATCCCACCACAAACCTGCCTGATGTTTATGCAAGTATGCCAGGAAGAAGGTTGCTCTATTAAAGAGCTACAAGAACGCTTTGAGATGTCTCAAGCCAGTGCAAGCCGTAACGCTCGGCTGCTGTCTGAGCGTGTCCACTCTGGACGCAACGGTTTAGGCCTAGTAGAACTGCGCGTAGACGAGCAGGATTACCGCATCAAGCGTGCATTCTTGACCGAACGTGGCAAAGAGATCCGTGACCGCTTAGAAACGCTAATGCACTAA